Sequence from the Ascaphus truei isolate aAscTru1 chromosome 3, aAscTru1.hap1, whole genome shotgun sequence genome:
tctcagatcagatgcattgtaaattcttctgtaattggtacaattttcaaatgacctgaaaattgcagggaaccctttaagaATACCTGTGGAACCCAATGGTTCCTATGAGACCCTATTGAAAAACACAGGTCTAACGTATAGCCTTCCCTTGTAAATAAAACCTTACATTTATCAGGTCAGTGGCTTTCACGTTTCCAATTCCATTATGTCTAGTTTACAAATTCACCAATGTACACCCTATTCAAGATTTGGTTTTACTATAGCTTTATTCGGGGGCAGAATTGTGCTCTGCTCCCTATTATCACGTCCCCATTATATCCtgacagccttttttttttttttttaacattatccGTCCCGGTCGGGGTTACCCAATAAAACGTTGCAATGTTCTGTCCCAATGATTTTGCCGGGATTTTTTATTGTCTCTCTGGGGCCAAATCTCTCACACATACTATCCCCAACTGAACTGAATAGGTCTTTACCGTTTCCTTTTTGTTTGGCACATGCTGGCAACATCATTTGTTTAAAGTGATTAAGGTAAAGGAACAATAATTATCAGATAACATCTGCATTAAGCTGACCCAACGAAAATAGAAACTGACTCATTTTTACACTAGATGGGAAGCGGTGGGTACTTTTGGAGCTGAAGTGAACTAAAGTCAGCCCCGGCTCCTGTCATACTTACCAGTAAAGTTACAGGTGTTAATTCCTTGGTTTTAAAGGAAGCCAATTAAACTAaattatttttaaacatttttttttctgaccCACTACATGAGATGGCCGTATAAAGTCAccgagggttattcattaaactgtgatagtgccgatcgttgcactatcgcagtttaatgaattatTGACTTCAATCTTTTTTTCCGTGAGATAGTGCTTGCTCTGTACTAACGCAGCTTAATGAATTACCCCCATTTGCTACCATTAATACATATTCCTCTGAAGTGTTTTGACATTTTCTTCAGAAATATATGAATTTGATAATAACATGAATTGCTTCAGTCGTGTGGGGTCTGTGATACACTCGGGGGCTTTGAAACATACTGTGCAGTTATTTTGCCTCTTAATTGTTTCATTTTTGCCTCGATACATATGTGCTCCATTGTGGTTTCATGCAAGATCAACAAACTGCATCAGCACAATGTTCATGTACGTGTAAAAAGTGTTAGAGAACATGAAAACGTGCAAAATAGCACAGAACACGTGGCAGCCACAAGCTGCTGAGAGGAGATTTCCAACGTACGCAACAAAATAGGTCAATTCCAGGGTCCTATCAGAAAACAAGATCGGATAGTGTGGAAAGTTGAGCTTACATTGGTTTGGTTATTTTTTTCAAGGACTAGGTCAAAAATGGAATGAAAACAAAAGAAATGTGTATACTGGACCTTGTAGAAAGGAGGGGCATTTTCCCACATATTCCTCAACGCCAGAACTCAAGACccccccatcaggtcaggttttcaagatatccctgcttctgtacaggtggctcaaagagtcaccgattgagccaccagtgctgaagcagggatatcttgaaatcctgagctgttgggggatcttgagttCTACAGTTGAGGACCCCTGCCATAAAAGAGTTAGACATACTAGCTACTGAAACTTGATAAGGTTATTACCATGGGTTTTAAGTTTGTCCGTTATCTTGTTGATTTTTCGCTCCAATCTGGCGTATCTGGCAAACTCGTCCATCATACTAATACTGGCAAGCTCATGCCTCATTTTCTGAATTTCAGCTCTCATCTGAGACTCTTGTTCTGCATCCTCCTGTAGGAACCTGGATACCTGATGGGAGAAAATAGGATTTATTTATGTATAGCAAAGCCATTGTTTTAGTCACACAgtggaaaaaattaaaaataaattcttaTTTTGAtcatgaaaacaaaaaaaaaaagagaattacAAATAAATGTCCTGGTTCACCCAGAACAGTCTAGGTTCCCGAGGTCTGTAGAAAAGCATAAAAAGGTTAAGGATAAACAGAATATAAGGCTTGCATTTACCAAAATTGCtttctatttaaaaaataaaaaataatcagaTTACAATTTATGTATTGCTGGGTGTCATTATTCTGTCTCAGTTGAACCTTCCAGaaatgtagtaataataatattttttgtaACAGTAAAAACTTAAGATGTGCAAATCTACACAGGACAGAGCAATGTGCTTTGAAGTGCATTACAACTTTATCCATTGTGCTAGTTTATATTTCAATATCTCTTCTTGTAGAATTGCTAAATAGAAGAAAATGTAAGGGAAGATGCCATACAAAAACATAAACAGGTAAACTGTATCAGAAATTTGAAGCTTTGTGTTGTAATTTCAGAAGTACTATTCTTATAATTTGCATGGAAGTGATTTGGGGCTTGTACACCCCTGGGCACCAAAAGATTAACATCAAGAATTCAGGAGCCATATAAATGTTTTATCATTCATTTTATCTGCATAGTGAAAACATTCCCAGCTTCTGTGATATATGTCATCACCCCACAGTTCAGCTCaaatgcaaaacaaatgtatcTGTCCCCAAAGATGTTTGTAGCATCTGATCTGTATGGAGATGTCACAATGGTGGCGTGGTTGTCTTGTGATATCTAAAATCCACTTGGGGACGCATTGAAGGCAGCACCCTCCTCCATGCTTGTGTGGGGATAATGGCACTGGGCTGTGTGCTCATCCTGACCTCCCCCAGATGGGCATTTTAGTATAAATAGATAGGGGGATTACTGCTGACATGTATTTATATAGCTTGTTACTGAGTTTTTAAACCTTGATTGCAAAGTTTAGGTATgatctgtattttttttaggtttaAGGCATTGAAAAAATAAGGTTAAATAGGGTGAAAATGAAGCTCAAGgtggcacacacaaaaaaaaacatggcagTCATAAGATGTCAAAATTCACAAGCAGTGGCTGGAATGGGGTTAATTTTAGGGAGCATCtaaaaggggggaaggggtgtgtgaTTATTTAATTAGATTACAATCAATGTGGTTCTTGCCCTGGTTTTAAAGGATACGATTCAGGGTAAACAAATGGGAGTTTGATTTATGAAGCAGTTAATACACATTGCGCCCTTCCTGATATTTTGCTCAACCTGGCTAATCTTTAGATCAGCAGTCACTGTAACCCGGATTTCACAACGCATCTCCCATTTTTAATCACGTTTATGCAACAACATGCACACACATCGCCTCCTTTCCATGaccgtggggaggggggggggggcactttttattccccatttgtgATATAAAAGCGACCAGTCGCCCTTACTTACTATTGAGGAAAAGGAAGGCAGCAGGGTTTTAAAGAGATTGCACAAAAACACAGTGCTCAGCGCTAACAGCCACGCACAGCTCTCcgccatgttccgactttaatccTGGTCACAACAtcatcacacacacgcacaatagCAATTCACCAAACCCCACCCCTCGGGCCAATGAGGTGAGCGCGGGGAATGTAgtaggagagagttggggggaaaaAGACATCACAAAAAAACTCTGTTTCTTTTATTATTAATACTATTATTATATCCCAGCTTGTATTTCATAACCACGACGCTGGCTTAGGTGACTGTTCCTGTTATACCAGAGGAGGAAGGCTACCAGAGGAGGCGCCttcccgcccccccagtcagAACGTTGAAGTATCAGCGATAGAACGTTGAGGATCACAGATAGAACGCTGGGGCATATGTTAAAACGGCGTGGAACGTGACGTTCCATCAACAATGACGAGCCGCGTCCAATCAGCGAGCGCTGTTGTATTTACCACCAGCGATTCAAACAaacgtgaaaaaaaaaaaaacctcttcatagggaggggagaaaaaaaatacccaaagcCGATTTACTACCCCCCCCCTTATAATCAGTGTGGATACCAaacacagagggaggggggcacgCGAGATGAGTGACAGGCAGAGCTACCCAGACAGGTGCCCGTGTTATGATTTGAAAGGCGCTCTGTTACCTCGCTCAGCCAATCCCAGCTTGGGGAGGGCGGGGGGTAAGGGGGTCTCAGCTccacccctccgccccccccccccagcagggtGAATAGATAAGAGGCGGAGGGATCCTATCCGGTTTAAACTAGTTCTGCCGCTCGCTTATTAACCGCTTGCAAGCGCTGTGCTGCGAGATATTCTTTGTGAGGACTCCATCTGCAGGAAGGAGACGGGCTGCAGACAAGagggatttatttatttccctctctctctacacccAGCGTCCATTAGTGTGGACAACAAGCCCGTGCAGAAGACCTGCAGCAGTTTGCAATCCCACTTAATATCTGGCTTGTTGTTATTTTTCTGGAGGGGGGCTGCGGAGATCTAAAAGCACAAAAACAAACCACCATGCCCAAGAGAAAGGTGAGAGGACAGGGGGAGACTGGCAAAGTGCATGGGGATGGATGTTCAAGGACGCGGGTagtatgctggggggggggggggagagctgcggGGAGCTGCTCCTGTGTGCGGGGCACGGGTAATGCGTGgggtttttttggggtgggggtgaATTGGCACACGGATAGTTTTTGTTTTGCGGGGTTGGCACGGGTACTTTGTGTTTTGGGGGGGTTGGCACACGGCGTACAGTACTGGGGGGAGCTGCTCCTGTGTTTGGGAGGGGGGATTGGCACACGGGcagtgcgtgttgggggggggggggagattggcaCACGGTGTGTTGCACGCTCCGGCGCTCTCTTCCATGAACACAAGTTTTTAGCCGCGAAAAAAAAAAAGCGAGTTGGAAAGTGTCTCCTCCATTGTTCTCCCTAATGAGCGCTCCGCGGGTCGCAGCTCCGCCTCGCACTGTGCCCCCCTGCACCTTGCATTTGCACGTATACCTtatcttatatttattttattcgcgcatttgtttaaaaaattttttttttttttttttaattttttttttgtgagaaACCTTGGAAAAGGCTCCAAGTAACAAACACCCTGCAGCATGCACATGCATCACAGTGTTATTCCGCTGCAGGAATCTGCGCTTTCCtatatgtgcgcgtgtgtattCAGCATGGTGTCACGCACTTCATTTTCCTGTGCTGCGCGCCTAAATGCCCCCATACCTTTAccccgtgtgtatgtgtatatataaatgtgtgtgtgtgtgtgtatatatgtatgtgtgcagggagttttggcagtaggggggggggcgctgtcaGGTTGTTTATACGAGGAGTAATGGCGCGGGTTGGATGGGATGCGGCGCTGCTTCTCCTTCCTCAGCCAGCCCTGCTCTCCCCGCGGCGGCGGGTTCTCCCCTCCTGTCTCTTGCTCGCAGTGGTTagcgcgggaggggggggggggcagccacgGCGTTCTAGAACGTTCCGGATCCCTCTCAGCCAATGGACGAGCGAGGTAGAGCTTGGAGGATTGTGACGTCACAATCCATTGGGTCCCCCCCTGTGCTTGCCAGTGACCCTGCTTGGTAGAGCTCTTCTCCCCGCAGATAGGGCACGGCGCACacgtagggggaggggtttgcgCCGCTGCCTGTGGCTTGAGCTCTTGTAAAGCTGCCTTAATAAAcaatatccccccccctctccctcaactCCCAGTTGATTTTACCATGCAGGGAGCTGTGGCTTCCTAGTGAGGCACAGCACGCTTAGCGCCCTCTGCTGGCTCCATGTCCACGGAGGACGTGCCACCTGTTGCAGGGAGACTTGTGCAGTACCTGGGACTGGCCCATTCTCAGGTCTGACATGGGACATACATACTCCTAGCAGTTAATTTGGGGATGTTCTGTGACTGAGCCCATCTGGCATTAGACTCGCATTTCTAGCTTTGGAGCGACTATAACAAAATATGCTCTTCTGTTTGCATTTGTAGGTCAATGCTGCTGATGTCGCCGATATCAAGGATGAGGTAAGACTTATTTAtgcagatatagatatatctttattttttcaaACTTTTGTTTGTACTATTTGACTAATTTCATTTCTTTCCCTCCCTTAAGCCCAAGAGGAGATCGGCACGGTTGTCGGCTGTAAGTATGAGACGGCTAGTCTAGTCTATATTGGCACATCTCATATGACTTGTGCTTTTACATGAAACCGGATAGTCTTGGTAATGTTCATCGTGGTACCCTGTTTTATACATTACCGTTACTTTTGTGTAACTGCTACAGTCAGGTGTTTGTCATCTGTCTTCCAGAAACCAACCCCAAAGGCCGAACCAAAGCCTAAAAAGGAAAAAGCAGTGGTAGTAGTAAAGGTAAGTTATTACACACTGATATTTTTATGC
This genomic interval carries:
- the GET1 gene encoding guided entry of tail-anchored proteins factor 1, yielding MAESCAWLLALSTVFLCNLFKTLLPSFSSIVSRFLQEDAEQESQMRAEIQKMRHELASISMMDEFARYARLERKINKITDKLKTHVKARTGQLAKIKWVISIVFYVVQAAVMISLIWKYYSDPVTLLPSKWIAPLERLVAFPTGIAGGVGITCWLVVCNKVVAIMLYPIS